The proteins below come from a single Halostagnicola larsenii XH-48 genomic window:
- a CDS encoding MFS transporter, with protein sequence MAETSALRSDPKLYAILGLAGVGVLSSTLVSPALPGMASTFDLTEARVGMVMTAFFLTAVVAIPTVGVVTDVWGRRRVFLGSLLVYGVAGTLIGFVDTFGFVLLLRAVQGCAFPGLLPMAITLIGDLYDGAVATTAQGYLTSTTGFGGIVSPLVAGVLVDISWRLPFWLYGISFAAFVLCYWWLPEPDAAPTDERSSAFEDGQSSALESNAGPNPTPGANRSAVSNPASERSELANPGSTPNHEQVREPDDANTGGNTSAWIARASAWITRVSGMIREVEDALTSEARTIICAVVALFFVRYALFTFMPLYAVTVLGTSEFIGGVAVAVLGLGRFVAAPYAGRLATRVSRPTILVSSLLCFGVGTWALLLTTEPWAVIVILGLTSVGDGFFDPVANDIVTMSAPAAVRGRIVSVLEVGKTGAIAVSPVAFGVLLSASSYTILFLTGGALMAITSGIVGLVLFER encoded by the coding sequence ATGGCAGAGACGAGCGCACTGAGATCCGATCCGAAGCTCTACGCTATTCTCGGCCTCGCCGGAGTCGGCGTACTCTCGAGCACGCTCGTCTCGCCGGCCTTGCCGGGGATGGCGTCGACGTTCGACCTGACGGAGGCTCGAGTCGGGATGGTGATGACCGCCTTTTTCCTGACCGCGGTCGTCGCGATTCCGACCGTCGGCGTCGTGACGGACGTCTGGGGACGCCGGCGGGTGTTTCTGGGATCATTACTCGTCTACGGCGTGGCGGGCACGCTGATCGGGTTCGTCGATACGTTCGGATTCGTATTGCTCCTCCGGGCGGTACAGGGATGTGCCTTCCCGGGTCTGCTGCCGATGGCGATCACGCTGATCGGCGACCTCTACGACGGGGCCGTCGCGACCACGGCCCAGGGGTATCTCACGAGCACCACCGGATTCGGCGGGATCGTTTCGCCGCTCGTCGCCGGCGTGCTCGTCGATATCTCCTGGCGGCTTCCCTTCTGGCTCTACGGGATTTCGTTCGCCGCGTTCGTCCTGTGTTACTGGTGGCTCCCGGAGCCCGATGCCGCACCGACGGATGAACGCTCGTCCGCGTTCGAGGACGGACAATCGTCCGCGCTCGAGTCGAACGCCGGTCCGAATCCCACGCCGGGGGCGAACCGATCCGCGGTTTCGAACCCCGCGTCGGAACGCAGCGAATTAGCAAACCCCGGTTCCACCCCGAATCACGAACAGGTGAGAGAGCCCGACGATGCGAACACGGGTGGAAATACCAGCGCCTGGATCGCCCGAGCTTCGGCCTGGATCACCCGGGTTTCGGGGATGATACGCGAGGTCGAAGACGCGCTCACGAGCGAGGCCCGAACCATCATCTGCGCCGTCGTCGCCCTGTTTTTCGTGCGCTACGCGCTGTTTACGTTCATGCCGCTGTACGCGGTCACCGTGTTAGGAACCAGCGAGTTTATCGGCGGCGTGGCCGTCGCCGTGCTCGGGTTAGGGCGGTTCGTTGCGGCACCCTACGCGGGACGGCTCGCTACCCGCGTCAGCCGGCCGACGATTCTGGTCTCGAGCCTGCTCTGTTTCGGCGTCGGAACCTGGGCGCTCCTCCTGACGACCGAGCCCTGGGCCGTCATCGTCATCCTCGGGCTGACGAGCGTCGGGGACGGCTTCTTCGACCCGGTCGCGAACGATATCGTCACGATGAGCGCCCCTGCGGCCGTCCGCGGTCGCATCGTTAGCGTCCTCGAGGTCGGCAAAACGGGGGCGATTGCGGTGTCGCCGGTCGCGTTCGGAGTCTTGCTCTCGGCGAGTTCCTACACGATACTGTTCCTGACAGGTGGGGCGCTCATGGCGATCACGTCGGGTATCGTCGGGCTGGTCCTGTTCGAACGTTAA
- a CDS encoding ORC1-type DNA replication protein: protein MDGDPDEGMLSWDESVFRNEHVFEIDYVPETFKHRESQTQSLTYALRPAVRGSRPLNVMVRGPPGTGKTTAIQKLFDEVGAQTGDIRTIRVNCQVNSTRYSVFSRLFEGTFDYEPPSSGISFKKLFGQIAEKLVEQDRVLVVALDDVNYLFYENEASDTLYSLLRAHEEYPGAKIGVVVVSSDPTLEVIDELDSRVQSVFRPEDVYFPVYDQPEIVDILDERVRRGFNDGVISRETLEYVAELTAESGDLRVGIDLLRRAGLTAEMRASRVVEREDVENAYEKSKYVSLSQSLSGLSDTERALIEVIATNDGEQAGAVYDAFREETDLGYTRYSEIVNKLDQLGLIEADYAEIDGRGRSRSLTLAYEKEAVLDRLE, encoded by the coding sequence ATGGATGGGGACCCCGACGAGGGGATGTTGTCGTGGGACGAATCCGTGTTCCGGAACGAGCACGTCTTCGAGATCGACTACGTCCCTGAGACGTTCAAACACCGCGAGAGTCAGACCCAGAGTCTGACCTACGCCTTGCGACCCGCGGTTCGAGGGTCGCGCCCGCTGAACGTGATGGTTCGCGGGCCGCCGGGAACTGGCAAGACCACCGCGATTCAGAAACTGTTCGACGAAGTCGGCGCACAGACCGGCGACATTCGAACGATTCGGGTCAACTGTCAGGTCAACTCGACGCGCTACTCGGTGTTCTCGCGGCTGTTCGAGGGAACGTTCGACTACGAGCCGCCCTCGTCGGGCATCTCCTTCAAGAAGCTGTTCGGCCAGATCGCCGAGAAGCTCGTCGAGCAAGACCGCGTGTTAGTGGTCGCGCTCGACGACGTGAACTACCTCTTTTACGAGAACGAGGCCTCCGACACGCTCTATTCGCTGCTTCGGGCCCACGAGGAGTACCCCGGTGCGAAAATCGGCGTCGTCGTGGTCTCCTCCGACCCGACCCTCGAGGTGATCGACGAACTGGATTCGCGGGTCCAGAGCGTCTTCCGCCCCGAAGACGTCTACTTCCCGGTGTACGACCAGCCCGAAATCGTCGACATCCTCGACGAACGCGTCAGGCGAGGGTTCAACGACGGGGTCATCTCGCGAGAGACGCTCGAGTACGTCGCCGAACTGACCGCAGAAAGCGGCGACCTCCGGGTCGGCATCGACCTCCTTCGGCGGGCGGGACTCACCGCCGAGATGCGCGCCAGCCGCGTCGTCGAGCGCGAAGACGTCGAAAACGCCTACGAGAAGTCCAAGTACGTGAGCCTCTCCCAGAGCCTCTCGGGACTCAGCGACACGGAACGCGCCCTGATCGAGGTTATCGCCACAAACGACGGCGAACAGGCGGGGGCCGTCTACGACGCCTTCCGCGAGGAGACCGATCTGGGCTACACGCGCTACTCCGAAATCGTCAACAAACTCGACCAGCTCGGCCTGATCGAGGCCGATTACGCCGAAATCGACGGCCGCGGACGATCGCGGTCGCTGACGCTCGCCTACGAGAAAGAGGCGGTGTTGGATCGGCTCGAGTAA
- a CDS encoding DUF2267 domain-containing protein, translated as MERDEFYQTVEQRAELADREDAVDATRAVVRTLGEQLETDDAQRLHGELPEGIGDELTEGSDDERLSGEEFNQRIEKRATRVDTGDAETVAVAVVTTLLEHVDETERERLLERLEAFGYDELLEDIEAIDAG; from the coding sequence ATGGAGCGAGACGAGTTTTATCAGACCGTCGAACAGCGGGCCGAACTCGCGGACCGAGAGGACGCGGTCGACGCCACTCGAGCCGTCGTCCGAACGCTCGGCGAGCAACTCGAGACCGACGACGCACAGCGGCTTCACGGAGAACTGCCCGAAGGGATCGGCGACGAACTCACCGAGGGCAGCGACGACGAGCGGCTCTCGGGCGAGGAGTTCAATCAGCGGATCGAAAAACGCGCCACGAGGGTCGACACCGGCGACGCGGAGACGGTTGCGGTCGCCGTCGTCACCACGCTCCTAGAGCACGTCGACGAAACTGAACGCGAGCGACTCCTGGAACGCCTTGAGGCGTTCGGATACGATGAGTTACTCGAAGACATAGAGGCGATTGACGCGGGGTGA
- a CDS encoding DUF7553 family protein, with product MVASELQTARTELDDAVDTAGDDIRDDLRETAAEFSKLETETETVDHAVLDDHLNTLRQLRERAGGETEAAVDRALEHAESYREDLEQA from the coding sequence ATGGTCGCTTCCGAACTGCAGACCGCCCGAACAGAACTCGATGACGCCGTCGACACTGCCGGGGACGATATCCGCGATGACCTTCGCGAGACGGCGGCCGAATTCAGCAAACTCGAGACGGAGACGGAAACCGTCGATCACGCGGTTCTCGACGACCACCTCAACACGCTCCGTCAACTGCGCGAACGCGCCGGCGGCGAGACCGAGGCGGCCGTCGACCGGGCGCTAGAGCACGCCGAGAGCTACCGCGAGGACCTCGAGCAGGCCTGA
- a CDS encoding DUF7405 family protein, giving the protein MTVPERRGLSRRDYLRAAVAVGGASAISACLDERGEVDVPSGTDDPDSLPVRQHAWNEFLETDDDGNVRPPEHHALVALSLAVNPANRSDSESSADRSDGESWAEATETVEESLRTLERAYEWSNDGLLFTIGYTPSYFSRFDEERPASVDLPEPEPLTDREDPAFDEFDGLIHLASDHPEVVLRAEEALFGDLETVNDEPVDTDLTGVFDRLEERRRTGFVGAGLPAEHTDVDGVPDSVPEEAPFFMGFRSGFQESQATEDRVTIQDGPFARGATQQLSSLDIQLDVWFEQENHAQRVMKTFSPGHDEDAVGVVGEALETSNGLTDERIASTEDDAQNPGVVGHAQKAARAREDGEPIILRRDFNTVDGDSPGLHFLSLQRGMSDFRAVRDAMTGADLDVGIIQNNGILGYIFVDRRGNYLLPPRSRRSLPTANPD; this is encoded by the coding sequence GTGACGGTTCCCGAGCGACGCGGACTCTCCCGGCGGGACTACCTCCGAGCGGCCGTCGCGGTCGGCGGTGCCAGCGCCATCAGCGCCTGCCTCGACGAGCGCGGGGAGGTCGACGTACCGTCGGGAACCGACGACCCCGACTCGCTCCCGGTGCGCCAACACGCCTGGAACGAGTTTCTTGAGACCGACGACGACGGGAACGTTCGACCGCCCGAACACCACGCGCTGGTGGCGCTTTCGCTCGCGGTCAATCCCGCCAATAGAAGCGATAGCGAGTCGTCCGCCGATAGAAGCGACGGCGAGTCGTGGGCGGAGGCAACGGAGACGGTCGAGGAGAGTCTCCGAACGCTCGAGCGGGCCTACGAGTGGAGCAACGACGGGCTGTTGTTCACGATCGGGTACACGCCGTCGTATTTTTCCCGGTTCGACGAGGAACGTCCAGCCAGCGTCGACCTCCCGGAACCGGAGCCGCTGACGGACCGGGAGGACCCCGCGTTCGACGAGTTCGACGGACTGATCCACCTCGCGAGCGATCACCCCGAAGTCGTGCTCCGCGCCGAGGAAGCGCTCTTCGGCGACCTCGAGACGGTGAACGACGAACCCGTCGACACGGACCTGACTGGCGTGTTCGACCGACTCGAGGAGCGTCGCCGAACCGGGTTCGTGGGCGCAGGGTTGCCGGCCGAGCACACCGACGTCGACGGCGTTCCGGACTCGGTGCCGGAGGAGGCTCCGTTTTTCATGGGCTTTCGATCGGGGTTTCAAGAGAGTCAGGCGACCGAAGACCGGGTCACAATTCAGGACGGACCCTTCGCCCGCGGGGCGACCCAGCAGCTCTCGTCGCTCGACATCCAACTCGACGTCTGGTTCGAGCAGGAAAACCACGCACAACGCGTGATGAAGACGTTCAGTCCGGGTCACGACGAGGACGCGGTCGGCGTCGTCGGCGAAGCGCTCGAGACCTCGAACGGGCTCACCGACGAACGGATCGCCAGCACCGAAGACGACGCGCAGAATCCGGGCGTCGTAGGCCACGCCCAGAAGGCGGCGCGAGCGCGCGAGGACGGCGAGCCGATCATCCTCCGACGGGATTTCAACACGGTCGACGGCGATTCCCCAGGGCTCCATTTTCTGTCCCTCCAGCGAGGGATGAGTGACTTTCGGGCGGTGCGCGATGCGATGACCGGAGCGGATCTCGACGTCGGGATCATCCAGAACAACGGCATTCTCGGCTACATCTTCGTCGACCGGCGGGGAAACTATCTCCTCCCGCCCCGGTCGCGTCGGTCGCTACCGACGGCGAATCCCGACTGA
- a CDS encoding DUF7350 domain-containing protein: protein MDRRIDRRRFLLQTAAAAGAVAAAGCTLEVEDDADPSEDPVMPQFYEIQDKPDAVYLPTHREAMEMLEPVEAGEYTLAPMLSYVHPFWIISGDEIEREEPDDGNGVHLMIVVWDTETGVVLPVDSGAQLRVEKDGEQVGSPRTPWTMISQQMGFHFGDNVPLADDGTYTAELTIPPLDVRTTGDLEGKFAETETASFEFEYDAEFRNEIPARVEYLEREEWGEPGALEPMSHGSGGDDGGSTDSGDDDGEHEPDGNESGHEHSGDGQTDADEDGGHVPFSALPPAEEYPGTGLEPHDGEGEATSGDAAFVARLVESGSRFVEGDERYLLVSPRTPYNRVPLADMSMTAAVSGVESADSVALEQTIDGEYGIHYGAALAGVEPGDTVTIEIDSFPQVARHQGYDTAFFDMPPVELTVPESVEQ from the coding sequence ATGGACCGGCGAATCGATCGACGGCGCTTTCTCTTGCAGACGGCCGCGGCGGCGGGCGCCGTCGCCGCGGCGGGGTGTACGCTCGAGGTCGAAGACGACGCCGACCCGAGCGAAGATCCCGTGATGCCTCAGTTTTACGAGATTCAGGACAAACCGGACGCGGTCTACCTCCCGACACACCGGGAAGCGATGGAGATGCTCGAGCCGGTCGAGGCCGGCGAGTACACGCTCGCGCCGATGCTCTCGTACGTCCACCCGTTCTGGATCATCAGCGGCGACGAAATCGAGCGCGAGGAACCCGACGACGGCAACGGCGTCCACCTCATGATCGTCGTCTGGGACACCGAAACCGGCGTCGTTCTCCCCGTCGACAGCGGGGCACAGCTTCGCGTCGAGAAAGACGGCGAGCAGGTCGGCTCGCCCCGGACGCCCTGGACGATGATCTCCCAGCAGATGGGCTTTCACTTCGGCGACAACGTCCCGCTCGCCGACGACGGCACCTACACCGCCGAGCTGACGATCCCGCCGCTCGACGTGCGGACGACCGGCGATCTCGAGGGAAAGTTCGCAGAGACGGAGACCGCCTCCTTCGAGTTCGAGTACGATGCGGAGTTCCGCAACGAAATTCCCGCCCGGGTCGAGTATCTCGAGCGCGAGGAGTGGGGCGAACCCGGCGCGCTCGAGCCGATGAGCCACGGCAGCGGCGGAGACGACGGAGGCAGTACCGACAGCGGTGATGACGACGGCGAGCACGAACCCGACGGCAACGAGAGCGGCCACGAGCACAGCGGCGACGGCCAGACAGACGCGGACGAGGACGGTGGACACGTCCCGTTCTCGGCGTTGCCGCCCGCCGAGGAGTATCCTGGAACCGGCCTCGAGCCGCACGACGGCGAGGGCGAGGCCACGAGCGGCGACGCCGCCTTTGTGGCGAGACTCGTAGAGTCCGGATCGCGGTTCGTCGAGGGGGACGAACGGTACCTCCTCGTATCCCCCAGAACGCCCTACAACCGGGTGCCGCTGGCGGACATGTCCATGACGGCCGCGGTTTCGGGCGTCGAATCCGCAGATTCCGTCGCGCTCGAGCAGACGATCGACGGCGAGTACGGCATCCACTACGGGGCCGCACTCGCGGGCGTCGAACCCGGCGACACGGTGACGATCGAGATCGACTCGTTCCCGCAGGTCGCGCGCCACCAGGGGTACGACACGGCGTTTTTCGACATGCCCCCGGTCGAACTGACGGTGCCGGAATCGGTCGAACAATGA
- a CDS encoding cohesin domain-containing protein, translating into MTETRTRVTVVLATLLLAAGLVVAPVSAGHSPGVYSFEPDDASVAAGETVAVDVVLSANRTPAGDGISETGFTVDYDADRFSVVDVEHGSWFEDGDASIDSEINRSSAVDEDVGTVSVETALESPGNGVANSAPVATITFQADEDADDGESELTFANSSAATPSSPTPTITNTGTLEVGEGVLGASGFGPIVALGSLLLAALVGLRRAKND; encoded by the coding sequence ATGACGGAGACACGGACTCGAGTCACAGTGGTACTCGCAACTTTGCTGCTTGCCGCCGGCCTCGTCGTCGCGCCGGTCAGCGCCGGACACAGCCCCGGCGTCTACAGCTTCGAACCGGACGACGCCAGCGTGGCCGCCGGCGAAACCGTCGCGGTCGACGTCGTCCTCTCGGCCAACCGAACCCCCGCCGGCGACGGAATCAGCGAGACGGGGTTCACCGTCGACTACGACGCGGATCGGTTCTCGGTCGTCGACGTCGAACACGGCTCGTGGTTCGAGGACGGCGACGCGTCGATCGACTCGGAAATCAATCGCTCGAGCGCGGTCGACGAGGACGTGGGCACCGTCTCGGTCGAAACCGCACTCGAGTCGCCCGGCAATGGGGTTGCCAACAGCGCACCCGTCGCGACGATCACGTTCCAGGCCGACGAGGACGCGGATGACGGCGAGAGTGAGCTCACGTTCGCGAACAGCTCCGCGGCGACACCCTCGAGTCCGACGCCGACCATTACTAATACGGGGACTCTCGAGGTCGGCGAGGGCGTGCTGGGCGCGAGCGGATTCGGCCCGATAGTCGCGCTCGGATCGCTGTTGCTCGCGGCACTCGTGGGTCTCCGACGGGCGAAAAACGACTAA
- a CDS encoding DUF6498-containing protein, whose product MAAEEKSRVRTTLALLFLANLLPFVGLEVYEWSLPEALFVYWIDIGLFVVLYTALVPFAQKKPRPEERMVELVTISIPFVSGRSGSIQPVRWLPPIWYRNLKYAFGIFVFGLAFWFISGDLFLVESDPGFYYDTGGVPTDSIEQSFIAIQRSFTPEALGMIALLFGFRLLIAYKQFSSQRRYERVSAPVLAEIPTRIVVFWFLLTAVTTISLIVIVLPLLHDFGIATVSKT is encoded by the coding sequence ATGGCGGCCGAAGAGAAATCGCGTGTTCGAACGACACTTGCCCTACTCTTCCTCGCAAATCTGCTCCCATTTGTCGGACTCGAGGTCTACGAGTGGAGCCTACCCGAAGCTCTCTTCGTGTACTGGATCGATATTGGACTGTTCGTAGTTCTGTATACTGCATTAGTTCCCTTTGCGCAGAAAAAGCCACGACCAGAAGAACGAATGGTTGAATTAGTTACAATTTCAATACCGTTCGTGTCTGGCCGTTCTGGATCAATCCAGCCAGTTAGATGGCTCCCCCCAATTTGGTATCGAAATCTGAAATACGCATTCGGTATTTTCGTGTTCGGACTCGCTTTCTGGTTTATATCTGGGGACTTATTTCTCGTCGAATCCGATCCCGGATTTTATTACGATACTGGAGGAGTTCCTACTGATTCGATAGAGCAATCTTTCATAGCAATTCAACGGTCGTTCACCCCTGAAGCACTTGGCATGATTGCGTTGCTGTTCGGATTCCGATTGCTTATCGCTTATAAACAGTTTAGTAGCCAACGACGGTACGAACGCGTCTCGGCACCAGTGCTAGCTGAGATTCCGACACGGATCGTAGTGTTTTGGTTCCTTCTGACCGCAGTAACGACCATCTCGTTAATAGTGATTGTACTACCGCTTCTACACGACTTCGGGATAGCGACGGTGAGTAAAACCTAG
- the uvrB gene encoding excinuclease ABC subunit UvrB, with translation MSDTRGPLQPDRPDAAEPFEVDAPFDPAGDQPTAIEELAEGFRSGADKQTLLGVTGSGKTNTVSWTIEEIQQPTLVIAHNKTLAAQLYEEFRNLFPNNAVEYFVSYYDYYQPEAYVEQSDTYIDKDASINDEIDRLRHSATRSLLTREDVIVVASVSAIYGLGDPRNYVDMSLRLEVGEEVGRDELLKRLVDLNYERNDVDFTQGTFRVRGDTVEIYPMYGRYAVRVELWGDEIDRMIKVDPLEGEAKGEQQAVLVHPAEHYSIPETKLENAMDEIRDDLESRISYFERQGDLVAAQRIEERTTFDLEMMQETGYCSGIENYSLYLSDRESGEAPYTLLDYFPEDFLTVVDESHQTIPQIRGQFAGDKSRKDSLVENGFRLPTAYDNRPLTFEEFEEKTDRTLYVSATPSDYEREESDQIVEQIVRPTHLVDPEVEVSSASGQVDDLMDRIDQRIERDERTLVTTLTKRMAEDLTEYLEEAGVNVAYMHDETDTLERHEIIRSLRLGEIDVLVGINLLREGLDIPEVSLVAILDADQEGFLRSETTLVQTMGRAARNVNGEVVLYADDPSSAMADAIEETQRRRRIQQRYNEEHGHEPTTIEKEVGETNLPGSKTDTSEVSGRDLADDDEAARYVQELEDRMEEAAGNLEFELAADIRDRIREVREEFELESDEEGIAPPAEEF, from the coding sequence GTGAGCGACACTCGAGGCCCACTGCAGCCGGATCGTCCAGACGCCGCCGAGCCGTTCGAGGTCGACGCGCCCTTCGACCCCGCCGGCGACCAACCCACGGCGATCGAGGAGTTAGCCGAGGGGTTCCGATCGGGGGCGGACAAGCAGACCCTGCTGGGCGTGACGGGGTCGGGAAAGACCAATACCGTCTCGTGGACGATAGAGGAGATCCAGCAGCCGACGCTGGTCATCGCCCACAACAAGACGCTGGCGGCCCAGCTCTACGAGGAGTTCCGGAACCTGTTTCCGAACAACGCCGTCGAGTACTTCGTCTCCTACTACGACTACTACCAGCCCGAGGCCTACGTCGAACAGAGCGATACCTACATCGACAAGGACGCCTCGATCAACGACGAGATCGACCGGCTTCGCCACTCCGCGACGCGCTCGCTTTTGACCCGCGAGGACGTGATCGTCGTCGCATCCGTCTCCGCGATCTACGGCCTCGGTGACCCGCGAAACTACGTCGACATGTCCCTGCGACTCGAGGTCGGCGAGGAGGTCGGCCGCGACGAACTCTTAAAGCGGCTCGTGGACCTGAACTACGAGCGCAACGACGTCGACTTCACGCAGGGGACCTTCCGCGTGCGCGGCGACACCGTCGAAATCTACCCGATGTACGGCCGCTACGCGGTCCGGGTCGAACTCTGGGGCGACGAGATCGACCGCATGATCAAGGTCGACCCGCTCGAGGGCGAAGCCAAGGGCGAACAGCAGGCCGTGCTCGTCCACCCCGCGGAGCACTACTCGATCCCGGAGACGAAACTCGAGAACGCGATGGACGAGATCCGGGACGACTTAGAGTCGCGGATCAGTTACTTCGAGCGACAGGGCGACCTCGTCGCCGCCCAGCGAATCGAGGAGCGAACGACCTTCGACCTCGAGATGATGCAAGAGACCGGCTACTGTTCGGGCATCGAGAACTACTCGCTGTACCTCTCGGATCGCGAGTCGGGCGAGGCGCCCTACACGCTGCTCGATTACTTCCCCGAGGACTTCCTGACCGTCGTCGACGAATCCCACCAGACCATCCCACAGATTCGGGGCCAGTTCGCCGGCGATAAGTCCCGCAAGGACTCGCTGGTCGAGAACGGATTTCGACTGCCGACGGCCTACGACAACCGACCGCTCACCTTCGAGGAGTTCGAGGAAAAGACCGACCGGACGCTGTACGTCTCTGCGACCCCGAGCGACTACGAGCGCGAAGAGAGCGACCAGATCGTCGAGCAGATCGTTCGACCAACCCACCTCGTCGACCCCGAGGTGGAGGTCTCGTCCGCCAGCGGGCAGGTAGACGACCTGATGGATCGCATCGACCAGCGCATCGAGCGCGACGAGCGCACCCTCGTGACGACGCTCACCAAGCGGATGGCCGAGGACCTGACCGAATACCTCGAGGAAGCCGGCGTGAACGTCGCGTACATGCACGACGAGACCGACACCTTAGAGCGCCACGAGATCATCCGTTCGCTCCGATTGGGGGAGATCGACGTCCTCGTCGGCATCAACCTCCTGCGGGAGGGACTGGACATCCCCGAGGTGAGCCTCGTCGCGATCCTCGACGCCGACCAGGAAGGGTTCTTGCGAAGCGAGACGACGCTCGTCCAGACGATGGGTCGGGCCGCGCGAAACGTCAACGGCGAGGTCGTCCTCTACGCCGACGACCCCTCGAGCGCGATGGCCGACGCGATCGAAGAGACCCAGCGCCGCCGCCGGATTCAACAGCGGTACAACGAGGAACACGGCCACGAGCCGACCACGATCGAGAAGGAAGTCGGCGAGACCAACCTGCCCGGAAGCAAGACCGACACCAGCGAGGTATCCGGACGCGACCTCGCGGACGACGACGAAGCGGCACGGTACGTACAGGAACTCGAGGATCGGATGGAAGAAGCCGCGGGGAACCTCGAGTTCGAACTGGCGGCGGATATTCGAGACCGGATTCGAGAGGTGCGCGAGGAGTTCGAACTCGAGAGCGACGAGGAGGGCATCGCGCCGCCGGCCGAGGAATTCTGA
- a CDS encoding putative manganese transporter, with protein MNELIEVFLASLRDGYVQVSAFVAVTILAFGLLQYWTDGAVIGAIEGNERLQVLFGGLLGLTPGCGGAIIVMPLYVRGTVSFGTVVATLGATAGDSAFVILALAPEAALYAYAIAFVASVATGYLVDTVGLGVTRVDNAVAQLSPAMADGGTVVNKGVGPNPAHDYGGPAPTHAHESGPDRQSRVLTPLSHLAHVLWWTAALAGLALGTLYLLRGGPEVPLALGLGFDGLFTVVGIAGAVLSLYLYGVGRHYVGEGEVARARDSFGSIYDTLTHAAMETSFVTVWVLVAFLVYEYAVLLTGMNVATIAAAAGVLAPIGGAVVGLIPGCGPQILLASVYAEGGLPFSALSANAIAQDGDALFPLLAVDARAAIVATIYNFLPAVVVGVALHFLWGPVFGMAEFGFGVL; from the coding sequence GTGAACGAACTAATTGAGGTCTTTCTGGCGTCGCTTCGGGACGGGTACGTTCAGGTGAGCGCGTTCGTCGCGGTGACGATCCTCGCCTTCGGCCTGCTCCAGTACTGGACCGACGGGGCCGTCATCGGCGCGATCGAGGGCAACGAGCGACTGCAAGTGCTGTTCGGCGGCCTGCTGGGACTGACTCCCGGCTGCGGCGGTGCGATCATCGTCATGCCGCTTTACGTCCGCGGAACGGTTAGCTTCGGGACCGTCGTCGCAACCCTGGGCGCGACCGCCGGCGACTCGGCGTTCGTGATCCTCGCGCTCGCCCCCGAGGCCGCACTCTACGCCTACGCCATCGCCTTCGTCGCCTCGGTCGCGACCGGCTACCTCGTCGATACCGTCGGCCTGGGCGTCACTCGAGTCGACAACGCGGTCGCACAGCTTTCGCCCGCGATGGCCGACGGCGGCACCGTGGTCAACAAGGGCGTCGGTCCCAACCCCGCTCACGACTACGGCGGCCCGGCCCCCACTCACGCCCACGAGTCGGGTCCCGATCGGCAGTCTCGAGTGCTCACGCCGCTCTCTCACCTCGCGCACGTCCTGTGGTGGACCGCCGCCTTGGCGGGGCTCGCCCTCGGAACGCTCTACCTGCTTCGGGGCGGTCCCGAGGTTCCGCTCGCGCTCGGACTCGGATTCGACGGCCTGTTCACGGTCGTCGGCATCGCCGGCGCGGTGCTGTCGCTGTACCTCTACGGCGTCGGCCGCCACTACGTCGGCGAAGGGGAGGTCGCACGGGCTCGAGACTCCTTCGGCTCGATCTACGATACGCTCACCCACGCGGCGATGGAGACGAGTTTCGTCACCGTCTGGGTGCTCGTCGCCTTTCTCGTCTACGAATACGCCGTCCTCTTGACCGGGATGAACGTCGCGACCATCGCGGCGGCTGCGGGCGTTCTCGCACCGATCGGTGGCGCGGTGGTCGGGTTGATCCCCGGCTGTGGCCCGCAGATCCTGCTGGCGAGCGTCTACGCCGAAGGTGGACTGCCGTTCTCCGCGCTCTCCGCCAACGCCATCGCCCAGGACGGCGACGCGCTGTTTCCCCTGCTTGCCGTCGACGCCAGAGCCGCCATCGTCGCCACGATCTACAACTTCCTGCCCGCCGTGGTCGTCGGCGTCGCCCTCCACTTCCTGTGGGGTCCCGTCTTCGGCATGGCCGAGTTCGGATTCGGCGTGCTCTAG